CAGCTCCCCAGCCATTACCCCTGTGGCTTCATCCATAATAACGGCCAAATTCTACAGGAAGGGCAGCTGGGAGATTTGACCTGTGCGTTCAGActactctccctctccccctctccctccctctctctctctccctccctccatctctctccctctccctccctccatctctctccctctccctctccccctctccctctccctctccctctccccctctccctctccctctccctctccctctccctccctccctcctccctctccctctctccctcactctccctctccctctcgctctctctctccctccctctctctctctctctctcggttaaTTTAAATTCAGCCCATCTGACCGCCCTGCATTTGCAGCCCCTTATTAAATCGATATCCGCGTTCGCTCAACAAACGAGCCAAAAAGCGCAAAGATTCTAAAGGATGAATCAATCGCATCAATTTTCCACGGCGACGCGGAACGAGGGACGATAATTAAAGATTCCAGCACCTAAAATTAAAAGATCTAAAAAATGACAGGCAGCGTCAACGGCTTTCAAAGAGTTTCTGCAAAAATGTTTCGGCGCTGCATTTTCACACTAATTCTGCAGGCCaacaatgcagaaataaataaataaatacatccgCAGACACTTGGAAAGGGAAATCAGaactctctttgtctgtggaaAGTCACTAGGAGAGTCAGCATCACCCCCAGCACTCAGACTGGAGGGGAAGCTCTTTCCTAAGAGCATCCTGACCATGAGCTTGATTGCTGCTCTTAGTGAAGCATGCAGGACACTTCCGAAAAGACGCTGTTATCCCCCTGCTCGTTCGACACAGTCACACTTCCTTAGCAGTACTCAGACTTCCCTTTTAACCCTCtgaggtgtgacatcacagttacGTGATTACAACGTTCCgaacggaacattctaatgctgatgtcacagtcgccGCTGGCGGCTGAccgcagtggagttctagaacaccggcTTGGAATTTTGGAGAAAACACTCCAAACAAAAAGCAGCTCTTCAAAGTCTTCGGCCCTGTGTGAGAGCACCGTGCTGACTCACTGTGgaatcatttaaattatttaaattccaGGTTTCACAGCCCCTCCGCTCTGCCCCGCGCTGCTAATTCTGAACGAGAGGAGCATCACACCACAAACCGCTGAGAGCCATTCGCTGCACGATGTCAGCACGTCACCTGGATGTAACCTAATTAAGCTAATAATGGGGGGTGTGACGTGAGTGCCTGGGTCTGCTGGCTAGCGAGagcactctgattggctcatacCAGAGGAGCGCTTGAGGACAGCACGAGTCGTTCTCCGCCACGAAAAGAAGTGACCCGCCCGGGACAAGGCCGGAGCGAAACGGGACGTTCAGAAGGGCAGTAGAAGGGCAGATTTGGGGCAGTAGAGGGGCAGTATAGAGGTagtagggggcagtagaggGCGGGCCGTACCTTCCTGCCGATGGCTCCGCTGGGCTTCCTCGGGGGGGGCGGCTCAAAGatgcgctgctgctgctgggggggcagggtggagtaCAGCGGGATGATCTTGATGTCGCCCACCTCAGGGCCCAGGTCATCGATCTCCCTCTTTATCCGCTTGCAGGCCTCGTCGATTTcctgaaggggggaggggggggacgtCAGTCAGAGCCGGGGGGGTGGCAGTCAGGCCTGGTTCCCGCAATGCCCCGCCCcacaccgccccgccccgccccgtcccgtcccgggCGGGGGTTCGAGCCGAGGGTGCAGTCACATACAGAACCACCCAGCCGtctacacacacccctcattctctctgtctctctatcgctccctccctccctctgtcacactagagagagggagagggagagagagagagagagagagggggagagggggagagagagagagaaggagagagagagggggagggagagagagagagagagagagggggaggggggagagagagagagagtgggggagagagagagagagagagagagagagggggagagggggagagagagagagaaggagagagagagggggagggagagagagagagagagagggggaggggggagagagagagagagagggggagagagagagagagagagagagagggggagagggggagggagagaggaacagagagagagagagagagagagagagagagagagggggagagggggagggagagaggaacagagagagagagagagagagagagagagagagagagagagagagagagagagagagagaggggggagagggggagggagagaggaacagagagagagagagagagagagagagagagagagagagagggagagagagggagacggggagagagagagagagagagagagagagggagaaggggagagagagagagagagagagagagagagcgggcgtgCTAGCATGCGAGCGGCAGTACCTCCTGGCCGGTGAGGAAGAGCAGCacgtccccctcctcctcctcgcacATGTGTATCTGGATGACGGTGCGGATGGCGGCCTCCAGGTAGTCCCGCTCCGGCTCGGGGGTGTAGAAGATCTCCACGGGGTGCGTGCGTCCCGGGATGGTCAGCAGGGGGCAGCTGTCGAAATACACCTGGAACTTCCCTGCGTCCAGCGTGGCGCTCATCACAATcacctgggggggcgggggggacacGTCCAGAAACGTCACAAAGCaaagctcctcccccagcatgcatcagtgcccgagtcaggtgtgttctctctgtgagtcaggtgtgttctctgtgagtcaggtgtgttctctctgtgagtcaggtgtgttctctgtgtgagtcaggtgtgttctctctgtgagtcaggtgtgttctctctgtgagtcaggtgtgttctctctgtgagtcaggtgtgttctctgtgagtcaggtgtgttctctctgtgagtcaggtgtgttctctctgtgagtcaggtgtgttctCTGTGAGAGTCaggagtgttctctgtgtgagtcaggtgtgttctctgtgagtcaggtgtgttctctctgtgagtcaggtgtgttctCTGAGTGAGGGGatgaagagaggggaggagaggtggagggatgaggagaggagaggagaggcggggggcgggggcggaatgaggggaggaggagaggagaggcaggggggcggggcgggggtggaacgaggggaggaggagaggaggtgaggtggcgggggggcggggcggaccTTGAGGTCGGCTCTCTGCCGCACCACCTCCTTCAGCACGCCCATCAGGATGTCGGTGGCCAGCGTGCGCTCGTGCGCCTCGTCCAGGATGATGACGCCGTAGCGCTCCAGCAGCGGGTCGTTCATCGCCTCCCGCAGCAGCATGCCGTCCGTCATGTACCtgccggggcgggggcgggggcgggggcggggtcagggtcGGCCAATCACCGCGCGTACGGGGGAAAAACGCAAACTGCGCGGGATCaacccagcactgagcactgaagAGCTTCCATTCAGACCCTAAACATACCTAAAtgcgcttgcacacacacgcgcgcacacacacacagacacacacaccaagcacTTCTGCACTCTGCTCCTTACCCATAATGCCACACTACCGCCCGTACACACTCCGCACTCTCAGGCTGGGGAGGGAcagcaggcccccccccccccagcagaaggGTACTCACTTCAGGATGGTCTTGGCGCTGCTGCAGTCCTCGAACCGGATGGAGtagcccacttcctgtcccagcATGACGTCCATCTCGTCCGCCACCCTCTGCGCCACGCTCATGGCCGCCACCCTCCGGGGCTGCGtgcaggccacgcccctcttGGGCCCCGGCAGCGCCCTCACCATGTCCACACACCACTGCGGGATCTACAGGCGGGACAGAGAGCGGTGTAGTCACTGCTCAGTCACCAatgaggagaggggggtggggctctgcTCAGTCACCAATGAGGAGAGGGGAGCGGGGCTCTGCTCAGTCACCAATGAggagaaggggcggggctctgctCAGTCACCAATGAGGAGTCACTGCTCAGTCATCAATGAGGAGTCACTGCACAGTCACCAATGAGGAGTCACTACACAGTCACCAATGAGGAGTCACTGCACAGTCATCAATGAGGAGTCACTGCTCAGTCACCAATGAGGAGTCACTGCTCAGTCACCAATGATGAGGACAGACAGATGAGTCACAGCTCAGTCTGGTTTGACGagtaaaggtcaaaggttaaggGAGCGAACACATCAAAGCTTGGGTTGTGCGGGTCAGGAAAATCCACTGAGACGGAAGACTCTTAAAAGCAGAAGCGCAGAGCAGTGACTGCTGACCACCGGGGAGAGAAACGCAGAGAATCTGAATCTAACGCTGTAAGAACGTCTGGCTCAACAGGCACAGCGGACCCAGCAATTCTGGCCTTGCTTTCACACACGGTATAATTGTTTTTCGGGTAAAATAAGCTCAAAACTGTAAGTTCCCCCAGATGACCCGGTGCTAACATGCCTTTTATTGTTCGGCAAAAATCTATGGCCACttttcataataaatgaaaagcaattccacattttgcattcaatttttttctgctgtacTGAATATGTATTCAACCATGAAGTCAAAACCAAACCTCAATTTTTTTGGTGTAGCATCATAATTCtgtaacggggggggggggggggggggggctgggcaaAATGTTCCCAGATTACATCGCTGAAACAGAACAAATTCAGATCCAACCTACAGATGgcgaaaaaaaaagacctctgACGACCCATgctcaaaacaataaaatcagcTCCCTATAAACACGCTCAGTcacatgcaatatttaaaaCCCGGCCCGGCAAACGGAGTGTAATCGCCTCGTACGTCAGACAAGACGCGCAGGAGctgaccctggggggggggggcggggggggggggttaaaataAACGGCCGGGGAGGAGACACAGGGCCTCACAGCTCTGACACAAGCAGGCCCATTAAATAAGTCATGAGTAAACACAAGCAGCTTCCACACAGATTTAAATAATCATGAGCCCTGCTAAACAAACACACCGcgcactgcactgagagactgctaataaacaaacacacactgagagactaaactacagaaacacacactgagagacCCCTgctaaacagacacacactgagactgctcctacagaaacacacactgagagactgctaaacaaacacacactgccagacACCTGCTAAACAAGTAAGGTAAGGGGTAAGATAAGGTAATGTCAGTAAGGTAAGGTAATGTCAGTAAGGTAAGGTAATGTCAGTGAGGTATGGTAATGTCAGTAAGGTATGGTAATGTCAGTAAGGTAAGGGGTAAGGTAAGGGGTAAGGTATGGTAATGTCAGTAAGGTGAGGGGTAAAGTAAGGTAAGGGGTAAGGTGAGGGGTAAGGTAGCGGTGTGGCGGGCCCTACCTGTGTGGTCTTGCCGGAGCCGGTCTCTCCCACCAGGACGAAGCTCTGGTGGCGGTTGAGGATGTCGGCGAAGCGTTCGCGGTACTCCCACACGGGCAGCTGCAGCCGCTTCTTCAGGATCTCGTAGAAGCGCGGCGTGGTGCGGGCAGGTTGGTGAAGGGGTTAATCTGCTGCTGCATGGCCGGCGCCTTCAGCTGAGagcgaggccccgcccccgatgCCCGCGTTCAGCGCGAACACCGGCGGCTTCACGTCCTTCTCGCGGTCCCGGTCTCTGTCGCGGTCTCGCTCCCGGTCCCGCTCCCGGTCCCTGGGCCGCTCGTCCCGGTCTCGATCTCGATCTTTCCTGCGGCCAGAAAATCAAAAGGAAATCTAAACTGGCTCATTCCCTCACTCGACttctaaaaaatattattaccGGCATTTATAAGGTTCttattataaattaatattcatacTAATGATTATTGCGACCACTTTAATTATTCACTAATTACCCATTTCCCCCATTCTCAGAATTAATTTAAACTTAATTGATTTCGAATTGCGTGCCAGATGTTCATTGTTTCCTAACGCACTGATGcccgcaacaaaaaaaataataaatactggATTTGTGACGTCACTCTTCCTTGTGTCCCCAGTTTCACAGTTCCCCGCTGTGATTGGTTAGAAAATACAGCGAACGTCCTTAAAAGCGGACTGGGTTTAGGGCAGAGGCTCTAGCGCGTAAGAACACAGCGAATACAGAGGAGAGGTCAGCCCGTGCAAGTCTTTACTCTATAATACTGCAGTGTAACAGGTtatcgttttatttatttatttgtaataaataaaaaacgcaAGCAGCGCGTGAATGCATATTTTAGCTGAGTATAACTTTGCTGCAGTTATACAAGAGGTAGTCTCAATAAGCATAAGGTCCCATCTGCAGAGATGCTCAAGACTCCCTGGAAACAGCTCttactgtagcagcagtgtgccacacaaaaacaaaagtctcAAACAAACGAAAATAAGATAAGAAACTTAAAATAGAAACGTAAAATTAACAGGGGCCGGTCAAAGCATCAACAGGCCACTCTGCGGGATTGTTAACCCATTTGTAGGCTACCGCAGCACCTGGCTGTCTAGCATGCTAACAACAACGGAAAATGGCACTGCATGAAGGCATTGTCATGGGTAATTGAGgaccaaaacaaattaactAACCGGTCGACAAAGTCCAAGGTCATTTTAAACGAACACTGCAAAGGCTCGATGTGAATTAGCTTACGGGATTCAACTCATTAAAGGCGCGTTTTATTGTTGCCAACAGCAATAAATGTCCCGGCAAAATGTACTGGTTGACTACTTGTGCTAGTTACCCGCTTTACCCGCGAATAtacacagttttattttctataaATGTCAGCTAAATGTCGCTGACTTTAGCAGCCCTAGACTAGTGGGTAGCCTACTCTGTCTAAAATATATCATTTGAATATGTAGTGTCCATTGCAATGCACTGTCACAAGCAATCAACAGTCATTAGGCTACGTAAAAATAAAATCGGAAGTTCAGTAAGACTGAGTGAATAATTATGCAGCATTGGGAAGTGGATGATAAATTATCCATCTGAATAGTCGTAGAACAGTGCCACTAATTTACCAAAATGAAACAGAAGCTTTTTTGAATTAGACGCCCGACGTTAAAGTTACCCGTCATGCCTATTGGGTACTGTAAACGAACGAAGCATCTGCACATCTGTCTGCAAACGCACTGGACATAATAAGAAAACGACTATCTAGCTAATGACTCCAAACCAATGCTGGATTCATTTAACGTGCAATATTTATAATATGTTTGTTAGTCAGCCTATCATCACATAACGAAAATGCAGCTagacaagctagctaacgttaggccACAAGATATTCCCACGTGCATTACTGTTAGCTCGCCTAATGAGTGACGCTAGCTAGTACTAGTATCTTAGGATGAATGACTAATTTTATGGTGATTAATAcataagcatgtttttttacttCTATAGTTGCACATAAATAACACTGATGAAGATGTATATAGCTGTGAAACAGTCAGCATTACGTAGGTTAGTAGCTAGTTGATGCTGCTACCTTAAGCTAGCTAGCTCAGCTACTGCTAGGCAAAACACTGTTccattcagttatttttcttaCCCATCAGAAGATCTCTTTTTACTAGACGAATAGTCATCTCCTAAATCTAATCTATGTCTTttggacattttgttttaaatatacgAAGAATTAAAATACGAAGTCACAATTAGCTCCGTCAAAACACCGCTGCTCTTCCACACAGGAAAGAGCAACAACGCTAAAATGGCGACCGGAAGAACTTACCTCCTCATTCTTTGAAGGAAAGAGTGGACATTTAGAAATTGAAAGTAAAATTAGTCAGACCGCTAAAGGATACATCTAAATGATATTTTCGGGAAATCATTTTAGTGAGACTGTGAGATATATATAGCGTGGTGTGTTTAAATGAATCTGGTAGTTTTGGAAATGGTTGCATGTCTCCAACCACCTACCGGAATAAAGTTTTGAATTGCATTGAAGCTAATCCGAGGATCACTAGACATGCGCATTATAAATATCTGAAAATTATaccctataataataataggtttAGCCGTTTTGGAGTCTTGTTTAATGTCTTATGTAGCCTGTGTGCAAGACTGAGGccaaaaataattcacagacGGAGGTCCAAGAgctaaataaatgattagattATGATTCTAGGATTAAACGAGAAGCACTGAGATTTTTTCAAGAAAGAAAAGCTTTGATTAATAATGTTTCAAGAAAGCTGATTGCATGAAttcacaagtctgtcatgtTGCGTATTTGTTGTTTACATTAAGGAAGAAAAAATGTAGCTAACTAGGCCTATTTTTTGCGATAAACGTAATAGGCTACTATTAAACGTGAGAGTCTGCAGAGGATTGTCAAGCTTTGATCTAGAAATTAGCATGCGATATTATGCTTGTGAACTGAGTGATTATGTATCCCTTATTCTTAAACTTGCTACCAGTTTTTCAGAATgccctatttatttatttgcttaactTAACCCGTGACATGTAAACCGCGACAAGTGGAATATCGGCGAGCATGACGACAGCGCGAGACGGAAGATAAGAGGGGTTCATCACGCGCTTTCATGGATCTGGTTTTGTCTAAAGGCAGACAACGCTCCTGCAGATtaccaaaaaacaacaattgcGCGTTTACACGAGTAGTGACGCAAGTAGTAGACCAGTTACGCGTATAATAACGCAGCAAAAATCAGACGCTATTGACGTGGATATATTTAGAGAGCAACACTCATAAGCATAGATGTCACACTTTACGTGATTTTCTTGATGTTCATTGGCTTGCTAGCTAATTTACAGGCACAACAGATGGTAATGTCTGGTGTTTAGGTGGAGGCTGCCTAAGTGTTGTATGTACACAAACCTGCCCCTTTCGAAAACAGAGACGTATAATTTGTGTGCACAAACAGTGAAAATGCACCACGACCAGCACTTTATAAATTACTTCCTCGGGATTTCAAGCAATTGACTATGTGTCCGAACTTGTCAGCGCTATTGGCTATATATATGACCAAATTAACTGCCTGATAATTTCAAttgtggggctgtttttttttttttaactctgggGTTTGTACAAACAGTAAATTAATTGTGTAACTTAAACGGCAATTACCCTGTGAAGGCTGGAGTACCTGAGACTTAGATTTGTCAAAGGTGCGTGGATTACAGGACAATTCAATCACTTGTTGAAATGTCGTACTCATCCCCCATTGCTCACGGGTATGACGACATGATGAAAGGGTTTTATTTTAAGGGAGATCGATGACCTGGGCCCTGAGGTGGGCGACATCAAAATCATCCCGCTGtactccaccctgcccccccagcagcagcagcgcatctttgagcccccccccccccccccccccccccccccccccccccccccccgcccccgaggaAGCCCAGCAGAGCCATCGGCAGGAAGGTACGGCCCCGCCCTCTACTGCCAcctactgccccctactgccCTATACTGCCCCTCTACTGCCCCAAATCTGCCCTTCTACTGCcctctactgccccctactgccCCTCTACTGCCCCCTACGGCCTCTATACTGCCcctctactgccccctactgccTCTATACTGCCCCTCTACTGCcctctactgccccctactgccTCTATACTGCCCCTCTACTGCCCCAAATCTGCCCTTCTAGTTCCCTCCCATAAGCTGATTTTCTTTTCAACCACAACTGCAACCCCTAAATCGTTTTTAATAGTTCTTAACTAGACATCTTTATGTCTGCTGATGTATGGTTTACCCTCTGAAGGCTGCATTATGTCGCCATCTCAGAACGTTCAGTCAATTAGAATTTTAAAGATAGAGTtctcatttgttattttgtagCACTTGATATTGTTCTCTGACTGTGACATAAGATGCTCGCGCGTGCCTTTTTTGTGAACGGGTAGACgtttcttaaaataattacataaacagTATGACATCATAGTAACAAGCAGCTCCCACCCAGAGACAACCGCCCACTTGGAGCAATTGCCTGAACTTGCTAACTTTACTGCAAGTCACGGGACATCAGCGATTGGTGCGCAACAAATTCTGATTGTCCGAAGCGCTTGTCTTTGCCAAGCTGGTGCATCTCGATTTTTTACAagaaaattccacaaaaaggtAGGCTATCCACGGGTGTTCAATGTAAGACTATGTAATTGctttgtaatgtaaaatgtaatgattttgtttgttcaccCTGTTTTCAGTGCCAATGGAAGTaag
This region of Anguilla anguilla isolate fAngAng1 chromosome 5, fAngAng1.pri, whole genome shotgun sequence genomic DNA includes:
- the LOC118227305 gene encoding LOW QUALITY PROTEIN: pre-mRNA-splicing factor ATP-dependent RNA helicase DHX15-like (The sequence of the model RefSeq protein was modified relative to this genomic sequence to represent the inferred CDS: inserted 2 bases in 1 codon; deleted 2 bases in 1 codon), with amino-acid sequence MSKRHRLDLGDDYSSSKKRSSDGKDRDRDRDERPRDRERDRERDRDRDRDREKDVKPPVFALNAGIGGGASLSAEGAGHAXQQINPFTNLPTTPRFYEILKKRLQLPVWEYRERFADILNRHQSFVLVGETGSGKTTQIPQWCVDMVRALPGPKRGVACTQPRRVAAMSVAQRVADEMDVMLGQEVGYSIRFEDCSSAKTILKYMTDGMLLREAMNDPLLERYGVIILDEAHERTLATDILMGVLKEVVRQRADLKVIVMSATLDAGKFQVYFDSCPLLTIPGRTHPVEIFYTPEPERDYLEAAIRTVIQIHMCEEEEGDVLLFLTGQEEIDEACKRIKREIDDLGPEVGDIKIIPLYSTLPPQQQQRIFEPPPPRKPSGAIGRKVVVSTNIAETSLTIDGVVFVIDPGFAKQKVYNPRIRVESLLVTAISKASAQQRAGRAGRTRPGKCFRLYTEKAYKTEMQDNTYPEILRSNLGSVVLQLKKLGIDDLVHFDFMDPPAPETLMRALELLNYLAALNDDGDLTELGSMMAEFPLDPQLAKMVIASCEFNCSNEILSITAMLSVPQCFVRPTEAKKAADESKMRFAHIDGDHLTLLNVYHAFKQNHESVQWCYDNFVNYRSLMSADNVRQQLSRIMDRFNLPRRSTEFTSRDYYINIRRALVTGFFMQVAHLERTGHYLTVKDNQVVQLHPSTVLDHKPEWVLYNEFVLTTKNYIRTCTDIKPEWLIKISAQYYEMSNFPQCEAKRQLERIVAKMQTKEYTQY